One Candidatus Dadabacteria bacterium genomic window, GCCAAGAAGGTCATCGAGCTTTACGCCGAAAAGCCGTTTGAAGAAAAAATACCGAAAAGGGTAAGCAAAAAACTTTTCGACAAAAGCTATAAAAAACTTGAAAAAATCCAGATTCCACCCGATGTGCAGGAAGGTCTCGCGAATTTTACGGCTGTAATGATCGAGGATTTCGGGCTTAACGAAACCAACTCCCTTATTACTGACAGGACATTTTTCGTGAAAGCGCTCAAGCTTATCCGCTCCCACGCGCTTCTAAACGAAAGAGATGTATGCTCAAGAGAAGACCTTGACGTCTTAAGATACATGACGGCCTTCCGGGTTCCTCCCGAGGTCTACGACCAAATGGACAATATTCTTCGGAATATCGTTCAGGATAAAAAAAAAAGCCAGATGACAAACTGACGCCGGACCCGGATCAGATGCCTGATTCGGAGTTCGACCAGGATTTCTCTCAGGAACCCAAAGGAGAAATTCCTGATGAGAAAGCGGACAAGGAGACCGAGAATCCGCTTGCCGAGGCCCAGAAAACCTTCTTTGACGCGCTGCGGGACCTGAAGCAGAACCTTGACAACAACCAGAGCGAAATGGCTCCCCCCGAAGGTCAGGACGTGCCAAGCGATCCCACGGGGAATCCGCAGGACAGCGGAAACACGGAAAGAGAAGACAAATCCGCGCGCGCCTACATGAGCAGCAAATCCACCAAGGCAGGAGAGGATGATGAAACGGTCATCCCGGGAAGGGGGAATTCGGAAACTGCCGAGAACATAAAACGCATCATGAGAGTGCTTGAGGGCAATTTCCAAAAAAGCATGGCCAAGAAAACCTCCCACCCTGGAGGCTCTCCCAGAAGATGGAAGCGCATGTCCTCTTTTGACGAGGTCGAGGATATAGATCCCGTAGAGGCGTTCATATGGTCACAGCACACCTCCCCCAAGTTGCCGCGGGTTCACCTTCGCGAAAAAGAGACGCTCGGAGGAGAAATAGCTATTCTCAGGGACGTAAGCACCTCGATGATGGGAGTATACAGCGAGTGGTCTTCATCCGTTGTGAAGGGAGTAATAGAGCTTGCGAGAAGAAAGAGGATGAGAATCGGCTATCTGGAATTTAACCACCGCTCAAGAAAACACACAAAAAACTCACGCTTCTTCACCAGGGATTACAGGTGGATAGAAAGTCTGGCGGAGAAAACGGACTGCTCGGGCAACACCAACTACGAGGAAGCTCTGGGAGACGCACTTAAGGAGTTCCGAGGCAGGGGGCTTAGAAACAAGCACATACTCTTTATAACCGACGGGATTCCAACTTCCGGCGATCCCAATGTAGAAGCGCAGAGGGTGCGCGCAAAGAGCATAGGCGTCTGCATACACTCCATATTCATCGGATCGAAGAACTACCCGCCAATACTTGAAATACTCTCAAAAGAAACGGTCGGAACACAGTTCATGGCGTCCAAGGGCCGGGACGACATAATACGTATAGAAAGAAAGGACCGAGCTTATCTGCAGGCGGAGCAAGAAAAGATTGCCAGATCGCAGCATGACGGCTTCGCAAAAGCGTTCAGGGGAGAACTCTAGCGCACCTGATCAAAGGTGCTCTGGACGCATAAAGTCACTGCTTTTCCTTCTTTAGAAGCCTTTTCACGGCATTCTGATGGTCCCTATATGTGCTTGAGAAAACATGGACCCCGCCTCCGTTTGAAACGAAGTAAAGATAGTCAACATCCGCCGGCTCGAGTGCCGCGCGGATTGAATCAAGACCGGGAGCCGCTATCGGACCCGGAGGGAGTCCCGAAACCAC contains:
- a CDS encoding VWA domain-containing protein; its protein translation is MPDSEFDQDFSQEPKGEIPDEKADKETENPLAEAQKTFFDALRDLKQNLDNNQSEMAPPEGQDVPSDPTGNPQDSGNTEREDKSARAYMSSKSTKAGEDDETVIPGRGNSETAENIKRIMRVLEGNFQKSMAKKTSHPGGSPRRWKRMSSFDEVEDIDPVEAFIWSQHTSPKLPRVHLREKETLGGEIAILRDVSTSMMGVYSEWSSSVVKGVIELARRKRMRIGYLEFNHRSRKHTKNSRFFTRDYRWIESLAEKTDCSGNTNYEEALGDALKEFRGRGLRNKHILFITDGIPTSGDPNVEAQRVRAKSIGVCIHSIFIGSKNYPPILEILSKETVGTQFMASKGRDDIIRIERKDRAYLQAEQEKIARSQHDGFAKAFRGEL